A single genomic interval of Sebastes umbrosus isolate fSebUmb1 chromosome 11, fSebUmb1.pri, whole genome shotgun sequence harbors:
- the LOC119497153 gene encoding ATPase family AAA domain-containing protein 2-like isoform X3: protein MVILRSSSGGTGAEPVAAPQRSSMELETSSEFLSLLPASQRKSARLTRSSRSSQALDDSFSSSEHNLVNGHADGKQDEGSGLSHSLRTRGQRVKQEVSFSDMDPKTSSPVNEGNSGGCLRKSSRLQREGKTSSGKQQADVPDEVEGSSTPKRSRFDIQSPEGEEEEEEEEEDRSVRRSSRITRYKLDSRNQSVLYDRLITNTAEAVLQKMDDMKKMRRRLRSRDRDNEEELGMYTRGRMTRSLRTDVESKDTEEENKGGDEDDHNKEKGEDGEDEEEEEDDDDDDDDDDDDDDEDDDDDEDGEDEEEENQKRYDFRQRKTVVRYQAPQDEPRKRSMYFEDHSSPTRRRFRFSSTAPRSPYNRRRTSRSSSERRRHAIHSSDSTSSSSDDEKFQRRRSKNRSRSVNRCLPMNLVKDDLLGIHKDRMKIGASLADVDPMQIDKTVRFDSIGGLSRHISALKEMVVFPLLYPEVFERFKIQPPRGCLFYGPPGTGKTLVARALANECSQGERKVSFFMRKGADCLSKWVGESERQLRLLFDQAFQMRPSIIFFDEIDGLAPVRSSRQDQIHSSIVSTLLALMDGLDARGEVVVIGATNRLDSIDPALRRPGRFDREFLFGLPDREARKDILKIHTRQWTPPPSDTFLEELADKCVGYCGADIKAVCSEAALCALRRRYPQIYSSSQKLVLDVNSIAITNKDFMSAMSKMVPAAQRAVVSPAKALIPAIRPLLSATLQNILHTVSRLFPHAEQGLKRKRELGASCGVSEDDLFSEDEDSEVCSNGPTSHSQLRTSAEGLLSLNRSVLSQPTSYRPRLLLEGRPGSGQSSHLAPAVLHALEKFTVYTLDMAVLFGASATAPEETCAQIFVEAKRTSPSILYIPHIGQWWETVGPALRATFLSLLSSIPAFAPILLLATCNLQYDQLSMEVQELFRMEYGEVFLVQVPTSRERRNFFEDLILNQAAKAPASKKKAVLNALEVLPVAPPPAPRLLTKEEQQRLEEQEEDTLRELRLFLRDVTNRLSLDKRFKAFTKPVDLEEVPDYAEVIKKPMDLSTVLSKIDLHQYATVKEFLQEVDLIWQNALEYNPDRDPSDRQIRHRACALKDTVHAIIRDELDEDFEKICEETKASRSTRECSTIRYAPSFYHVLPKRSQSPAEVKIPGMTPQREPSGPTAAVTPNTCASAVTTPKNTAQKKKRRKSRWSAGLYSKKKSSSSSHISRDDAHLGSDEEDGDDEEEVEKGGEGTECDEGTGGEEDQMMADVESGRAPAQEGSLEPTVKEQDSQEGREEGSEAADDDVKLCETGKAENDDRTRNEKETADEVVTDQPGQSEENQVLAKAGNENNVTISVNTNKDSHTETDRATQGQSNTEESGETDSQKLTETETDKCQTVIQADDRNNEVVTVEEAEKTAEPMEVEATDTSTTDASAAGRGEEDTGTERSVRRITRALKNAVLQQQMVDVDKALQILNQETPPLVVDRDQLKVLLERVVTKTEGYEVYKLEKLYALLCQSIYRHRRDYNKTSLIQELEQEIEDFCDFSTGI, encoded by the exons GGACATGCTGATGGGAAGCAGGATGAGGGAAGTggactctctcactctctgagAACCCGAGGACAGAGAGTTAAACAAGAGGTCTCTTTTTCTGACATGGATCCAAAGACCAGCTCTCCTGTGAATGAAGGCAACTCTGGAGGATGCCTCAG GAAATCTTCcaggctgcagagagaggggaaaacatCCAGTGGCAAGCAGCAAGCAG ATGTTCCAGATGAGGTGGAGGGGTCATCCACTCCCAAGAGGAGTCGCTTTGATATACAGAGCccagaaggggaggaggaggaagaggaggaagaggaggatcgTTCAGTGCGACGTAGTTCCCGAATCACCAGATACAAACTGGATTCCCGTAACCAGTCAGTGCTCTATGACCGCCTCATCACCAA CACTGCTGAAGCTGTTCTCCagaagatggacgacatgaagAAGATGAGACGCAGACTGAGGAGCAGAGATAGAGACAATGAAGAAGAA CTCGGCATGTATACCAGGGGCAGAATGACAAGGTCTCTGAGGACAGATGTGGAGAGTAAAGACACCGAGGAGGAGAACAAAG GAGGGGATGAGGATGATCACAACAAAGAAAAGGGGGAAGAtggagaagatgaggaggaggaggaagatgatgatgatgatgatgatgatgatgatgatgatgatgatgaggatgacgatgacgatgagGATGGcgaggatgaggaagaagaaaatcAGAAGCGTTATGACTTCAGACAACGAAAGACTGTGGTTCGCTACCAGGCCCCACAGGATG AGCCCAGGAAGCGCAGCATGTACTTTGAGGACCACTCGTCTCCCACCAGACGCAGGTTTAGGTTCAGCTCCACGGCCCCCAGGAGCCCCTACAACAGGAGAAGAACCAGCAG GAGTAGTTCTGAGAG ACGGAGACATGCCATCCACAGTAGTGACTCCACTTCCTCATCGTCAGACGATGAGAAATTCCAGAGACGGAGAAGTAAGAACAGGAGCAGGTCAGTCAACAg ATGTCTGCCTATGAACCTGGTGAAAGACGACCTGCTGGGGATACACAAGGACAGGATGAAGATTGGAGCCAGCCTCGCTGATGTGGACCCCATGCAAATAGACAAGACG GTGCGGTTTGACAGCATCGGAGGTCTGAGCAGACACATCTCAGCGCTGAAGGAGATGGTGGTGTTCCCTCTCCTCTACCCAGAAGTCTTTGAGCGGTTCAAGATACAACCTCCCAG GGGCTGTCTATTTTACGGTCCTCCAGGCACAGGGAAAACCCTCGTAGCCAGAGCGCTGGCCAATGAGTGCAGTCAGGGCGAAAGAAAGGTGTCTTTCTTTATGAGGAAAGGAGCTGACTGCCTCAGCAAGTGGGTGGGAGAATCTGAGAGACAGCTACGACTGCTTTTTGACCAG GCATTTCAGATGCGTCCGTCCATCATCTTCTTCGACGAGATTGATGGTTTGGCTCCAGTCAGGTCCAGCCGTCAGGACCAGATCCACAG TTCCATTGTGTCGACCCTGTTGGCTCTTATGGATGGATTAGATGCTAGAGGAGAGGTGGTTGTGATAGGAGCTACAAACAGACTGGACTCCATCGACCCAGCTCTGAGAAGACCGGGGCGCTTCGACAGAGAGTTCCTCTTCGGCCTGCCAGACAGAGAG GCGAGAAAGGACATTCTGAAGATCCACACCAGACAGTGGACTCCCCCACCCTCCGACACTTTTCTGGAAGAACTGGCAGATAAATGTGTTG GTTATTGCGGAGCAGATATCAAGGCAGTGTGTTCAGAGGCTGCCCTGTGTGCACTGCGGCGTCGCTATCCACAAATCTACTCCTCTTCGCAGAAACTTGTGCTTGATGTCAACTCCATCGCTATCACAAACAAAGACTTTATGTCTGCCATGTCCAAGATGGTACCTGCTGCCCAGAG GGCAGTAGTGTCACCAGCCAAGGCCCTGATACCTGCCATTCGTCCTCTGCTGAGCGCCACCCTGCAGAACATCCTCCACACTGTCAGCAGACTGTTCCCGCATGCTGAGCAGGGcttaaagaggaagagagaactAG GTGCTTCCTGTGGTGTGTCTGAAGATGACCTGTTCAGTGAGGATGAGGACTCAGAAGTCTGCTCCAATGGACCGAcctctcactcccaactcagaACATCTGCTGAGGGACTCCTCAGCCTCAACAG AAGTGTGCTGAGCCAACCGACCTCCTACCGTCCCAGGCTGCTGTTGGAGGGCAGACCGGGCTCAGGTCAAAGCTCCCACCTGGCTCCTGCTGTCCTCCACGCTCTGGAGAAATTCACCGTGTACACACTGGACATGGCTGTGCTGTTTGGAGCCAGCGCAACTGCACCGGAAGAGACTTGTGCTCAG ATCTTTGTTGAAGCAAAGCGGACCTCTCCCAGTATCCTGTACATCCCTCACATTGGACAGTGGTGGGAAACAGTGGGTCCGGCCTTGAGAGCCACCTTCCTCAGCCTGCTCAGCTCCATCCCTGCCTTCGCTCCTATTCTGCTTCTGGCTACGTGCAACCTGCAATATGACCAACTCAGTATGGAG GTGCAGGAGTTGTTTCGGATGGAGTACGGAGAGGTTTTCCTTGTCCAGGTCCCCACcagcagagaaagaagaaaCTTCTTTGAGGATCTAATCCTCAATCAGGCTGCCAAGGCTCCTGCCTCAAAAAAGAAAGCTG TGCTCAATGCATTGGAGGTGCTTCCTGTCGCCCCTCCTCCTGCCCCACGTCTTCTGACAAAAGAGGAGCAGCAACGactggaggagcaggaggaagacaCCCTCAGGGAGCTCCGCCTCTTCCTGCGTGACGTCACCAACCGCCTGTCCCTAGATAAACGCTTCAAGGCTTTTACAAAGCCTGTGGATTTAGAAGAG gTGCCAGATTACGCTGAGGTGATCAAGAAACCGATGGACCTGTCAACAGTTCTCTCTAAGATCGACCTCCATCAGTATGCGACGGTCAAAGAGTTCCTCCAAGAGGTGGATCTCATCTGGCAGAATGCCCTCGAATACAACCCAGACAGGGACCCTTCAG ACCGTCAGATCCGCCACAGAGCATGCGCATTGAAAGACACCGTCCATGCTATCATCCGAGATGAACTGGATGAAGATTTTGAGAAGATTTGTGAGGAGACCAAAGCGTCGCGCAGTACAAGAG AGTGCTCCACCATCCGGTATGCTCCCTCCTTCTACCACGTCCTTCCCAAACGGTCCCAATCTCCTGCTGAGGTCAAGATCCCTGGCATGACCCCACAAAGAGAGCCGTCTGGACCCACAGCTGCAGTCACTCCCAATACATGTGCCTCTGCTGTTACAACACCTAAAAACACAG cccagaagaagaaaaggcggAAGAGTCGCTGGTCTGCTGGCTTATATTCAAAGAAGAAGTCTTCCAGCTCCTCTCACATATCCAGAGATGATGCACACTTGGGGTCTGATGAGGAAGATGGGGACGATGAGGAGGAGGTTGAGAAGGGGGGAGAAGGAACCGAGTGTGATGAGGggactggaggagaggaggatcaGATGATGGCTGATGTAGAGTCAGGGCGTGCACCAGCCCAGGAAGGTAGTTTGGAGCCCACTGTGAAGGAGCAGGACAGTCAGGAGGGACGAGAGGAGGGGAGTGAAGCTGCTGACGATGACGTTAAACTGTGTGAGACAGGGAAAGCAGAAAATGACGACCGGACACGGAACGAAAAAGAAACGGCGGATGAAGTTGTCACAGATCAACCAGGACAGTCGGAGGAAAACCAAGTGTTGGCAAAGGCAGGAAATGAGAACAATGTAACCATTTCAGTGAACACTAATAAGGACAGCCacactgagacagacagagctaCCCAGGGGCAATCCAACACAGAGGAGAGTGGTGAAACTGATAGCCAAAAGCTGACAGAAACTGAGACTGACAAATGTCAAACTGTAATACAGGCAGACGACAGGAACAACGAGGTAGTTACTGTAGAGGAGGCAGAGAAGACTGCTGAACCAATGGAGGTGGAAGCAACAGATACCTCAACGACAGACGCCTCTGCAGctggcagaggagaggaggacacagGCACAG AGCGGAGCGTGAGGCGCATAACTCGGGCTCTAAAGAatgctgtgctgcagcagcagatggtCGATGTGGACAAAGCTCTGCAGATCCTGAACCAGGAAACTCCTCCTCTGGTGGTGGACAGAGACCAATTAAAG GTGCTGTTGGAGAGAGTAGTGACCAAGACTGAAGGATACGAGGTCTACAAGCTGGAGAAACTCTATGCTCTGCTCTGCCAGAGCATCTATAGACACAGACGAGACTACAACAAAACTTCACTAATACAG
- the LOC119497153 gene encoding ATPase family AAA domain-containing protein 2-like isoform X2 yields the protein MVILRSSSGGTGAEPVAAPQRSSMELETSSEFLSLLPASQRKSARLTRSSRSSQALDDSFSSSEHNLVNGHADGKQDEGSGLSHSLRTRGQRVKQEVSFSDMDPKTSSPVNEGNSGGCLRKSSRLQREGKTSSGKQQADVPDEVEGSSTPKRSRFDIQSPEGEEEEEEEEEDRSVRRSSRITRYKLDSRNQSVLYDRLITNTAEAVLQKMDDMKKMRRRLRSRDRDNEEELGMYTRGRMTRSLRTDVESKDTEEENKGGDEDDHNKEKGEDGEDEEEEEDDDDDDDDDDDDDDEDDDDDEDGEDEEEENQKRYDFRQRKTVVRYQAPQDEPRKRSMYFEDHSSPTRRRFRFSSTAPRSPYNRRRTSRSSSERRRHAIHSSDSTSSSSDDEKFQRRRSKNRSRCLPMNLVKDDLLGIHKDRMKIGASLADVDPMQIDKTVRFDSIGGLSRHISALKEMVVFPLLYPEVFERFKIQPPRGCLFYGPPGTGKTLVARALANECSQGERKVSFFMRKGADCLSKWVGESERQLRLLFDQAFQMRPSIIFFDEIDGLAPVRSSRQDQIHSSIVSTLLALMDGLDARGEVVVIGATNRLDSIDPALRRPGRFDREFLFGLPDREARKDILKIHTRQWTPPPSDTFLEELADKCVGYCGADIKAVCSEAALCALRRRYPQIYSSSQKLVLDVNSIAITNKDFMSAMSKMVPAAQRAVVSPAKALIPAIRPLLSATLQNILHTVSRLFPHAEQGLKRKRELGASCGVSEDDLFSEDEDSEVCSNGPTSHSQLRTSAEGLLSLNRSVLSQPTSYRPRLLLEGRPGSGQSSHLAPAVLHALEKFTVYTLDMAVLFGASATAPEETCAQVNKIPIFVEAKRTSPSILYIPHIGQWWETVGPALRATFLSLLSSIPAFAPILLLATCNLQYDQLSMEVQELFRMEYGEVFLVQVPTSRERRNFFEDLILNQAAKAPASKKKAVLNALEVLPVAPPPAPRLLTKEEQQRLEEQEEDTLRELRLFLRDVTNRLSLDKRFKAFTKPVDLEEVPDYAEVIKKPMDLSTVLSKIDLHQYATVKEFLQEVDLIWQNALEYNPDRDPSDRQIRHRACALKDTVHAIIRDELDEDFEKICEETKASRSTRECSTIRYAPSFYHVLPKRSQSPAEVKIPGMTPQREPSGPTAAVTPNTCASAVTTPKNTAQKKKRRKSRWSAGLYSKKKSSSSSHISRDDAHLGSDEEDGDDEEEVEKGGEGTECDEGTGGEEDQMMADVESGRAPAQEGSLEPTVKEQDSQEGREEGSEAADDDVKLCETGKAENDDRTRNEKETADEVVTDQPGQSEENQVLAKAGNENNVTISVNTNKDSHTETDRATQGQSNTEESGETDSQKLTETETDKCQTVIQADDRNNEVVTVEEAEKTAEPMEVEATDTSTTDASAAGRGEEDTGTERSVRRITRALKNAVLQQQMVDVDKALQILNQETPPLVVDRDQLKVLLERVVTKTEGYEVYKLEKLYALLCQSIYRHRRDYNKTSLIQELEQEIEDFCDFSTGI from the exons GGACATGCTGATGGGAAGCAGGATGAGGGAAGTggactctctcactctctgagAACCCGAGGACAGAGAGTTAAACAAGAGGTCTCTTTTTCTGACATGGATCCAAAGACCAGCTCTCCTGTGAATGAAGGCAACTCTGGAGGATGCCTCAG GAAATCTTCcaggctgcagagagaggggaaaacatCCAGTGGCAAGCAGCAAGCAG ATGTTCCAGATGAGGTGGAGGGGTCATCCACTCCCAAGAGGAGTCGCTTTGATATACAGAGCccagaaggggaggaggaggaagaggaggaagaggaggatcgTTCAGTGCGACGTAGTTCCCGAATCACCAGATACAAACTGGATTCCCGTAACCAGTCAGTGCTCTATGACCGCCTCATCACCAA CACTGCTGAAGCTGTTCTCCagaagatggacgacatgaagAAGATGAGACGCAGACTGAGGAGCAGAGATAGAGACAATGAAGAAGAA CTCGGCATGTATACCAGGGGCAGAATGACAAGGTCTCTGAGGACAGATGTGGAGAGTAAAGACACCGAGGAGGAGAACAAAG GAGGGGATGAGGATGATCACAACAAAGAAAAGGGGGAAGAtggagaagatgaggaggaggaggaagatgatgatgatgatgatgatgatgatgatgatgatgatgatgaggatgacgatgacgatgagGATGGcgaggatgaggaagaagaaaatcAGAAGCGTTATGACTTCAGACAACGAAAGACTGTGGTTCGCTACCAGGCCCCACAGGATG AGCCCAGGAAGCGCAGCATGTACTTTGAGGACCACTCGTCTCCCACCAGACGCAGGTTTAGGTTCAGCTCCACGGCCCCCAGGAGCCCCTACAACAGGAGAAGAACCAGCAG GAGTAGTTCTGAGAG ACGGAGACATGCCATCCACAGTAGTGACTCCACTTCCTCATCGTCAGACGATGAGAAATTCCAGAGACGGAGAAGTAAGAACAGGAGCAG ATGTCTGCCTATGAACCTGGTGAAAGACGACCTGCTGGGGATACACAAGGACAGGATGAAGATTGGAGCCAGCCTCGCTGATGTGGACCCCATGCAAATAGACAAGACG GTGCGGTTTGACAGCATCGGAGGTCTGAGCAGACACATCTCAGCGCTGAAGGAGATGGTGGTGTTCCCTCTCCTCTACCCAGAAGTCTTTGAGCGGTTCAAGATACAACCTCCCAG GGGCTGTCTATTTTACGGTCCTCCAGGCACAGGGAAAACCCTCGTAGCCAGAGCGCTGGCCAATGAGTGCAGTCAGGGCGAAAGAAAGGTGTCTTTCTTTATGAGGAAAGGAGCTGACTGCCTCAGCAAGTGGGTGGGAGAATCTGAGAGACAGCTACGACTGCTTTTTGACCAG GCATTTCAGATGCGTCCGTCCATCATCTTCTTCGACGAGATTGATGGTTTGGCTCCAGTCAGGTCCAGCCGTCAGGACCAGATCCACAG TTCCATTGTGTCGACCCTGTTGGCTCTTATGGATGGATTAGATGCTAGAGGAGAGGTGGTTGTGATAGGAGCTACAAACAGACTGGACTCCATCGACCCAGCTCTGAGAAGACCGGGGCGCTTCGACAGAGAGTTCCTCTTCGGCCTGCCAGACAGAGAG GCGAGAAAGGACATTCTGAAGATCCACACCAGACAGTGGACTCCCCCACCCTCCGACACTTTTCTGGAAGAACTGGCAGATAAATGTGTTG GTTATTGCGGAGCAGATATCAAGGCAGTGTGTTCAGAGGCTGCCCTGTGTGCACTGCGGCGTCGCTATCCACAAATCTACTCCTCTTCGCAGAAACTTGTGCTTGATGTCAACTCCATCGCTATCACAAACAAAGACTTTATGTCTGCCATGTCCAAGATGGTACCTGCTGCCCAGAG GGCAGTAGTGTCACCAGCCAAGGCCCTGATACCTGCCATTCGTCCTCTGCTGAGCGCCACCCTGCAGAACATCCTCCACACTGTCAGCAGACTGTTCCCGCATGCTGAGCAGGGcttaaagaggaagagagaactAG GTGCTTCCTGTGGTGTGTCTGAAGATGACCTGTTCAGTGAGGATGAGGACTCAGAAGTCTGCTCCAATGGACCGAcctctcactcccaactcagaACATCTGCTGAGGGACTCCTCAGCCTCAACAG AAGTGTGCTGAGCCAACCGACCTCCTACCGTCCCAGGCTGCTGTTGGAGGGCAGACCGGGCTCAGGTCAAAGCTCCCACCTGGCTCCTGCTGTCCTCCACGCTCTGGAGAAATTCACCGTGTACACACTGGACATGGCTGTGCTGTTTGGAGCCAGCGCAACTGCACCGGAAGAGACTTGTGCTCAGGTAAACAAGATACCA ATCTTTGTTGAAGCAAAGCGGACCTCTCCCAGTATCCTGTACATCCCTCACATTGGACAGTGGTGGGAAACAGTGGGTCCGGCCTTGAGAGCCACCTTCCTCAGCCTGCTCAGCTCCATCCCTGCCTTCGCTCCTATTCTGCTTCTGGCTACGTGCAACCTGCAATATGACCAACTCAGTATGGAG GTGCAGGAGTTGTTTCGGATGGAGTACGGAGAGGTTTTCCTTGTCCAGGTCCCCACcagcagagaaagaagaaaCTTCTTTGAGGATCTAATCCTCAATCAGGCTGCCAAGGCTCCTGCCTCAAAAAAGAAAGCTG TGCTCAATGCATTGGAGGTGCTTCCTGTCGCCCCTCCTCCTGCCCCACGTCTTCTGACAAAAGAGGAGCAGCAACGactggaggagcaggaggaagacaCCCTCAGGGAGCTCCGCCTCTTCCTGCGTGACGTCACCAACCGCCTGTCCCTAGATAAACGCTTCAAGGCTTTTACAAAGCCTGTGGATTTAGAAGAG gTGCCAGATTACGCTGAGGTGATCAAGAAACCGATGGACCTGTCAACAGTTCTCTCTAAGATCGACCTCCATCAGTATGCGACGGTCAAAGAGTTCCTCCAAGAGGTGGATCTCATCTGGCAGAATGCCCTCGAATACAACCCAGACAGGGACCCTTCAG ACCGTCAGATCCGCCACAGAGCATGCGCATTGAAAGACACCGTCCATGCTATCATCCGAGATGAACTGGATGAAGATTTTGAGAAGATTTGTGAGGAGACCAAAGCGTCGCGCAGTACAAGAG AGTGCTCCACCATCCGGTATGCTCCCTCCTTCTACCACGTCCTTCCCAAACGGTCCCAATCTCCTGCTGAGGTCAAGATCCCTGGCATGACCCCACAAAGAGAGCCGTCTGGACCCACAGCTGCAGTCACTCCCAATACATGTGCCTCTGCTGTTACAACACCTAAAAACACAG cccagaagaagaaaaggcggAAGAGTCGCTGGTCTGCTGGCTTATATTCAAAGAAGAAGTCTTCCAGCTCCTCTCACATATCCAGAGATGATGCACACTTGGGGTCTGATGAGGAAGATGGGGACGATGAGGAGGAGGTTGAGAAGGGGGGAGAAGGAACCGAGTGTGATGAGGggactggaggagaggaggatcaGATGATGGCTGATGTAGAGTCAGGGCGTGCACCAGCCCAGGAAGGTAGTTTGGAGCCCACTGTGAAGGAGCAGGACAGTCAGGAGGGACGAGAGGAGGGGAGTGAAGCTGCTGACGATGACGTTAAACTGTGTGAGACAGGGAAAGCAGAAAATGACGACCGGACACGGAACGAAAAAGAAACGGCGGATGAAGTTGTCACAGATCAACCAGGACAGTCGGAGGAAAACCAAGTGTTGGCAAAGGCAGGAAATGAGAACAATGTAACCATTTCAGTGAACACTAATAAGGACAGCCacactgagacagacagagctaCCCAGGGGCAATCCAACACAGAGGAGAGTGGTGAAACTGATAGCCAAAAGCTGACAGAAACTGAGACTGACAAATGTCAAACTGTAATACAGGCAGACGACAGGAACAACGAGGTAGTTACTGTAGAGGAGGCAGAGAAGACTGCTGAACCAATGGAGGTGGAAGCAACAGATACCTCAACGACAGACGCCTCTGCAGctggcagaggagaggaggacacagGCACAG AGCGGAGCGTGAGGCGCATAACTCGGGCTCTAAAGAatgctgtgctgcagcagcagatggtCGATGTGGACAAAGCTCTGCAGATCCTGAACCAGGAAACTCCTCCTCTGGTGGTGGACAGAGACCAATTAAAG GTGCTGTTGGAGAGAGTAGTGACCAAGACTGAAGGATACGAGGTCTACAAGCTGGAGAAACTCTATGCTCTGCTCTGCCAGAGCATCTATAGACACAGACGAGACTACAACAAAACTTCACTAATACAG